A window of Phragmites australis chromosome 15, lpPhrAust1.1, whole genome shotgun sequence genomic DNA:
CTTTAAAATGTCTGCTATCACTTGTAGCCTTGTACAGGACATGGAATGTTCAAGGCATTACAGAAGACAATAGGTGATGGCTTTATCATAATCTTCTATATGATTACATACTAAGTGTCTGTTGTCTTCTTCCTACTCTCTAGACATTTGGCTTTATTATTTTCAGGTTAACTACATCTTTCGATGAAGTTAGTGTTTACCCCATTCCTGCCATGCTTTACATGGTTAAGAACTTACTACAGGTATGTCCATTTGCCCAGTCTTCTGTGATAAGATAGTGTTTATTTttacaaggaaaaaaatagcaaaagttGACCATGCTCTTCCCTCTATCTGTGGCTGTCAgtattatatttttgcatatgtggATGCACCAGCTTATCAGATCCTGAAGAACCTGAATATCATTAGCACCGGTGTCCTGTACCGTATCATTCTCAAGAAAAAGTAAGTCtattttttcttgctaatggtaTTTACTTTATCTGTTAACCAGCTGGAATTGTTGTCATTAGTATAGTGTGTTACTATAGTTTCGGCAACTGGGAATAGAGGATGTAAATGTTCTTTAATGCTTGCTGATATTACTAATTAATTTTTCCCCATTTGAAGCCTTTAAATATGATATCGGATGCTAAAGCTGGCAAAAATGCATTATAATTCTGTGACAAAAAGAGTTGTGCTAAAGTTCAATTGCACAACAGAATATTCATTCTTAGGCACAAACATGTCATTTAATGAAGTGTTTAATTTGAGGAACCGGCTGGTGAATGGACCATCTAAACCTAACTTTAAAGTCTGAACCTTACCCACTTGTTGATTTGAAGAATAGAATGTATTGGTCCAACACCACCTCATCCCGCATAAgcaaaatattaatacaaaaaTGAGGATTGGGTTCATTGCACCAGAGTAGGATGAGGTGGTCTCTCGAACCAAGTGCCCTATAGAGACCTTGTGAAATGATAAAACCTGGCTGTTTTGCATTTAGCTCGTGTAGTAGCATTGTCACCTTTTACAATGTACAACTTCGAGATGCTAGATGTTCTAGTACCTTGCTACCTTCCTAGCTGGCCATCATAACAAAACTTATCTTTCCATTTCATCTGTTTTCTGGATTTTAAGCCTTTTCTTCGCCAACACCTGTTTTCCATTCTTAATCTGGCATGATGAAACTAATGCAGGTTAAGTGAAATTCAGTGGGCTGCATTTATTCTTTTATGTGCTGGTTGCACTACTGCTCAGCTTAATCCCTCGTAAGTAAAACATGcttgaattttctttttcatttttttctcatttgCCCAAACATCATGGTGAactaatataaatataatgtCCTTTTCCAGGTCAGATCATGTTCTTCAGACCCCTATTCAAGGTTGGATGATGGCAATTGTGAGTCATAAAGTGGAGAAAAGAATCAATCTTGTCACTTAGATGTACTACTGGAAGTGTTTAACCCAACTAGCTGAATGCTCTTTATTCTTTTTGGCAGGTAATGGCTCTTCTAAGTGGTTTTGCTGGGGTATATACAGAAGTATGTGATCACATGCTATTGCTCCTGTTTGcatatgtatctaattttgggACGATACATTTGATATGAACTGTCAATGGATTTCCTCAAGAGTGTaatatatttcttcatcttttgGCAATGCAGGCTATCATCAAGAAACGTCCTTCAAGAAATATCAATGTGCAGAATTTTTGGCTGTACATTTTCGGGATGCTCTTCAATTTCATTGCAATTTGCGTTCAGGACTTTGATGCTGTCATTAATAAGTTAGTAGTGATGAGTTCTTCATTTTCAGGTCATATGTCTGTTACAGTTCATGATATTGACCATTCAATTTTAATGTGCCACCTGTTGCAGAGGCTTTTTTCATGGCTACTCATTTATTACAGTTTTGATGATTCTTAACCATGCACTCAGGTACAGACAGCTGTATCTTATTTAATTGTTTTTCAACATTGAACTTTTGGGCTTGCCTTCGTGCTTCTTCCTTAGAGTATTTATGTTCGCTTTTCAGTGGAATTGCTGTATCAATGGTGATGAAGTATGCTGATAATATTGTCAAGGTACATGCAATTATTATTTTCAGTTGCATGTGCTGCATACAGTGTAGTTTTGAACTTCAACAGCTGATTACAGGGTTAAATGAATGCGCTATAACCATCTTTTCTGCAAATGACAATAAATTTGGCCGTTCTGTTGCCACAGGCTCTCTCTACTGACAGTCTGAGCCGCCCAGCTACCTTAGATGTCATCAAATATCTGTCTTCTTCTGCTATTTTCCTTTTAGAGAAAAGTGCAGATACTTTGCTCTTTGCATGGTATTATAACTATTCCAGAGTGCTTACTAGTTGAACTTGAAGTTTAGAGTGTCGTCTCGATGAATTACACCAAGAGGAAAAATTTACATCTTCTATGATCAAATTTTTGTGGGCTGCAAGCGGATAACAGTTGGTGTGTGTGTGGAGGgtcctggggggggggggcagtgtTTATGGAGTAAAGGAATTAAACATTATGGGTTGTAAAATGCAATTTACAGTTATTTCTGAACATCATGGCTGTTTTGGCTTACATGCATGACGTACATTTAGGTAACACATAAGAGAATCTTCTTACATTTCTGTTTCCAGTAATAGCAGAGCTCATGTTAGAGCCTGCTTGATGGGGAACAAGGCACTGCATTTTTGTATGCTTACAGTTTCTACATTCTGTTGTCGGACAAACTATGTTAATAAACACAATCCAGGCCTCTACACAAAATAGTTCAGTTTTCTGTGCATCCATTGTATAAGCAAGAGGGGGTGAAGGTTCCTCTCGGAGACTGCCAGTCTACAAGAAGCTGGCAGAGATTTAGCCATTGGACCACATCCATCCATCCTCCTACCTAAACTTTATCAGTCCAGTGTATAGATTTTAAACATTCTGATATGCGAGGCACCTTTAAAATTCGCAAAATGTGTTACCTTGGATTTAATGGATTATCTATACAATTATTGGGCAGACTAACATCATTTTAATATCATACTATCACTACACACTAAAGTATTAGTGTGCCTAACAATGTGCACTTGCATACACACAGGTCTATTCAACTTCAGTTGCAATGCTTCTGACAGCAACAGTATCCGTCTTCTTATTTAACTTCCATCTGTCCCTTGCATTCTTCCTCGGGTCTACGTAAGTGCTGATGAGTATGTAATAACAGCTTCTCTTGACCAGATCCTTGTAACTCATGGTAGTCTAACAAACTCGTGCCCAATTTTCAGGGTTGTTTCTGTCTCTGTCTATCTGCACTCTGTTGGGAAGCCACAGCAGCAGAAATAGAGTTtcttccagcagcagcagaaacAACATGTTTCTTCATCTGGAGTTGACTAATCATTGTAGAATGGTTCTTGAGTAGCAATGCAGAATTGTTGCTTAATGGCGGAGATGGAATTCGTTCTTGATCATCATGATGTTCTGGAATCAAGTTTTGCAGGAGTTGAATTGATTACGTAGTCAACAAAATGCACTGGCCTTAAAGTACTGAGTTGAGGACTGGATGCTAGTCGTTGGTACATGCAGATTCACTACTGTTCAACCGCCTCAGTTGTGGCACTCTTGCCTTCCTTTTGCTAACCTATAATGCTGTAACGAAGATGAGGCAGCCCCTTGTTTACCCGTTAGTCTGATACCGATTATTCTTTTTAACCTTTTTAACCGTACTCAGATTAACTTTGTGGAAAAGTACGTGTTAACACTGTTGGGgagttttttttgcaacaaaataacttttgggggaagtcaaaattcaagtgagtTTTGGGGGGGTTTGCATTTATACCCGGTCTTCAAAATTAAACTTTGAAtattattttctcacaaaatatactATTTAcagctacaaaattaatatagtgtgaaagcattttgaaatataaatatagttgtataatttttatacactagatatatttataatttaactaattgttgataaaaatatataaattttatatttttaaaataaagtgCATCTTGTATTCTTCCACTGAGCGAATAccatacaaaaaaaaaatcagttttatTTGAAGCTTACACACTTTACCTCCGTTGGCAATATTCTCAGTAGAGTTCCTTCTATAATGGCTTCGGCACGCGGTCGCCGTGACAGCTGCAGCGTGCGCGGCTAGGAGCACAGGCACCGGCACGTAATGCTAGTTAGGAGTGGCAGGAGCAGCACGTAATGCTGGCGTTGCTGGAGGCGCGACCTCCGGTGGCTTCTGCACCGTGATCGCGCACCAGCAAGCActagagctgggactttggTCTATGCTTTTTGGACCAGCCTAAACACGACACGGTTCGGTTCAGTTTAAGTCCGATCCGGCATAAGTACTGATAGGCTGGGTTGACCGGCACGATTTATGGGCTGAGCCGAGCCTTGATATGGGCCCAATGGGTGATCCGGCCCGGTACAAAAAAATAGGTCGGGCCTGAGCCGGCCTGGCGAAAAAGCCTGAGGCACGGTGACCCAGTTCGTCATATACAATCTGTAAGCTAAGTTGTGATATGGTGATgtcaaataaaagaaagaaaattgacTTTGCTCGGTCACTTCTCTTGAGCCATTTTCCTGCATGTCAAAAGAAAATGGTCATGGACTCATGATGTACTGAACATTGAGGCAAATGAGAATATGCAAGGTTCAGTACCATGGATTTGAATTAGAGGCTGTAAGTTAAGAAGCTAAACAGTTT
This region includes:
- the LOC133891986 gene encoding CMP-sialic acid transporter 2 isoform X1, whose protein sequence is MEYRRVKDQESDEVSQKDIESLGRSSFSNTAATSSLSIAGGLKGKYSWKLKSIVTLALTLLTSSQAILIVWSKRAGKYEYSVTTANFSVEALKCLLSLVALYRTWNVQGITEDNRLTTSFDEVSVYPIPAMLYMVKNLLQYYIFAYVDAPAYQILKNLNIISTGVLYRIILKKKLSEIQWAAFILLCAGCTTAQLNPSSDHVLQTPIQGWMMAIVMALLSGFAGVYTEAIIKKRPSRNINVQNFWLYIFGMLFNFIAICVQDFDAVINKGFFHGYSFITVLMILNHALSGIAVSMVMKYADNIVKVYSTSVAMLLTATVSVFLFNFHLSLAFFLGSTVVSVSVYLHSVGKPQQQK
- the LOC133891986 gene encoding CMP-sialic acid transporter 2 isoform X2 — encoded protein: MEYRRVKDQESDEVSQKDIESLGRSSFSNTAATSSLSIAGGLKGKYSWKLKSIVTLALTLLTSSQAILIVWSKRAGKYEYSVTTANFSVEALKCLLSLVALYRTWNVQGITEDNRLTTSFDEVSVYPIPAMLYMVKNLLQYYIFAYVDAPAYQILKNLNIISTGVLYRIILKKKLSEIQWAAFILLCAGCTTAQLNPSSDHVLQTPIQGWMMAIVMALLSGFAGVYTEAIIKKRPSRNINVQNFWLYIFGMLFNFIAICVQDFDAVINKGFFHGYSFITVLMILNHALSGIAVSMVMKYADNIVKALSTDSLSRPATLDVIKYLSSSAIFLLEKSADTLLFAWYYNYSRVLTS